A stretch of Flavobacterium sp. N2270 DNA encodes these proteins:
- a CDS encoding GIY-YIG nuclease family protein: MKLWYIYIMTNKCQGLIYIGVTDNLHERVKEHKLKIYPNSFTAKYNCDKLIYFEEWQDGFEASKRERQLKKWKRDWKIKLIEDMNPSWMDISINWNFNFNIIRK, encoded by the coding sequence ATGAAATTATGGTATATTTATATAATGACAAACAAGTGTCAAGGCCTTATTTATATTGGAGTTACCGATAATTTGCATGAACGTGTTAAAGAACATAAATTGAAAATTTATCCAAATTCATTTACGGCTAAATATAATTGTGATAAATTAATCTATTTTGAAGAATGGCAAGATGGTTTTGAAGCTTCAAAACGCGAAAGGCAATTGAAAAAATGGAAAAGAGATTGGAAAATTAAATTAATTGAAGATATGAACCCATCGTGGATGGATATTAGTATAAATTGGAATTTCAATTTCAATATAATAAGAAAATAA
- the dut gene encoding dUTP diphosphatase, whose protein sequence is MQIKIINKSSHELPNYETIASAGMDLRANITESIVLNPLGRTIVKTGIFIELPIGFEAQVRPRSGLAAKNGITVLNSPGTVDADYRGEIGVILVNLSNEDFTIENGERIAQLVIAKHERAEWIHVEELSETSRGEGGFGSTGVK, encoded by the coding sequence ATGCAAATTAAAATAATAAATAAATCATCACACGAATTACCAAACTACGAAACAATCGCTTCAGCTGGAATGGATTTGCGTGCAAATATTACTGAATCAATCGTATTAAATCCATTAGGAAGAACAATAGTTAAAACCGGAATTTTCATTGAATTACCAATTGGCTTTGAAGCTCAAGTTCGCCCTAGAAGTGGTTTGGCCGCAAAAAATGGAATTACGGTTTTAAATTCTCCAGGAACAGTCGACGCTGATTATCGTGGTGAAATTGGTGTAATTTTAGTAAACCTTTCCAATGAAGATTTTACCATTGAAAACGGAGAAAGAATTGCTCAATTAGTAATTGCAAAACACGAACGCGCTGAATGGATTCATGTAGAGGAGTTGTCTGAAACTTCACGTGGAGAAGGTGGTTTTGGAAGTACAGGGGTGAAGTAA
- a CDS encoding polysaccharide biosynthesis C-terminal domain-containing protein, giving the protein MSLYKSLFKQTAIYGLATVIPRLISFLLNPLYVYYLTDMNKMGEVSVIFSYLVFFNVVLSYGMETAFFRFYNSEDKKEKVINTSMISLLTSTLLFFGISIFFKDDIANWSNKNVDYIFYTILILTLDALVIIPFSKLRAEGRPIKYAVIKIGNVVINLSLSIFFLVFLPKWAQNSSLLEGIYFENFQIGYIFVSNVIASLFTLLMLLPDYFKLKWQFDVVLWKKMMHYGFPILIAGIAFAINEHFDKILLEWMHVDLAHIGAYSACYKIGMFMVLFRTAYTLGIEPFFFSHAKNENAPQTYAEITKYFVIFGSFMSLGIIVFADVLKVFLVPREEYWIAMNIVPLIVIANFFLGIYTNLSVWYKLIDKTKIGAYISIVGALVTLLFNFVLIPYIGFMGSAIATIFAYGAMMLISYKLGQKSYPIPYDKKKIGFYLGLSVILSLFSFYIPILRETYVFGIASLLIFVYFVYRNEQDLFSKFLNRK; this is encoded by the coding sequence TTGAGTTTATATAAATCTCTTTTTAAGCAAACGGCAATCTATGGTTTAGCAACTGTCATTCCAAGATTAATTAGCTTCTTATTAAACCCGCTTTACGTTTATTATCTAACAGATATGAATAAAATGGGCGAGGTTTCTGTTATTTTCTCTTATTTGGTTTTTTTCAACGTTGTACTTTCTTACGGAATGGAAACTGCTTTTTTTCGTTTCTATAATTCAGAAGATAAAAAAGAAAAAGTAATTAATACTTCGATGATTTCTTTATTGACTTCAACACTTCTTTTTTTCGGAATTTCAATATTTTTTAAAGACGATATTGCCAATTGGTCAAACAAAAATGTAGATTATATTTTCTACACTATTTTAATTTTGACTTTAGATGCTTTAGTAATCATTCCTTTTTCAAAATTAAGAGCCGAAGGAAGACCAATAAAATATGCAGTTATTAAAATTGGTAACGTAGTAATTAATTTGTCGTTAAGTATTTTCTTTTTGGTTTTTTTGCCAAAATGGGCTCAAAACAGTTCTTTGTTAGAAGGTATTTACTTCGAAAATTTCCAAATTGGTTACATATTTGTTTCCAATGTAATAGCAAGTTTATTTACTTTATTAATGCTGCTTCCTGATTATTTTAAATTGAAGTGGCAATTTGATGTGGTGCTTTGGAAAAAAATGATGCATTACGGTTTCCCAATTTTAATTGCTGGAATCGCATTTGCAATCAATGAACATTTTGATAAAATTCTTTTAGAATGGATGCATGTCGATTTAGCACATATTGGCGCTTATTCTGCTTGTTATAAAATTGGAATGTTTATGGTTTTGTTTAGAACCGCCTATACTTTAGGAATTGAACCTTTCTTTTTCAGTCATGCAAAAAATGAAAATGCACCACAAACGTATGCCGAAATCACAAAATACTTTGTCATATTTGGTTCGTTTATGTCACTCGGAATAATAGTTTTTGCTGATGTTTTAAAAGTTTTTTTAGTTCCTAGAGAAGAATATTGGATTGCAATGAATATTGTGCCTTTAATTGTAATTGCTAATTTTTTCTTAGGTATTTATACCAATCTTTCAGTTTGGTATAAATTAATCGACAAAACTAAAATCGGCGCATATATTTCAATTGTAGGCGCTTTAGTAACATTATTATTCAACTTTGTTCTGATTCCCTATATAGGTTTTATGGGTTCTGCAATTGCAACTATTTTTGCATATGGAGCAATGATGTTGATTTCATATAAGCTAGGACAAAAAAGCTATCCAATTCCTTATGATAAAAAGAAAATTGGTTTCTATTTGGGGCTTTCGGTTATATTAAGTCTGTTTTCTTTTTACATTCCTATTTTAAGAGAAACCTATGTTTTTGGAATAGCTAGTTTATTAATTTTTGTTTACTTTGTATATCGAAATGAGCAAGACCTTTTTTCAAAATTTTTAAATCGAAAATAA
- the atpG gene encoding ATP synthase F1 subunit gamma translates to MANLKEIRNRIGSVSSTMQITSAMKMVSAAKLKKAQDAITAMRPYAEKLTELLQNLSATLDGNTGGAFAEQREVNKVLIVAITSNRGLCGAFNTNVIKEVRSLSGSYSGKQVDVFAIGKKGNDVLKKSNTVIDNKNSIFDDLTFENVSDIAQLLMDKFVAGEYDKIHIVYNHFKNAATQIVKIEQFLPLAPITGGEVVSSDYIFEPSKEEIVLTLIPKSLKTQLYKGIRDSFASEHGARMTAMHKATDNATELRNQLKLTYNKARQAAITGEILEIVGGAEALNN, encoded by the coding sequence ATGGCAAATTTAAAGGAAATTAGAAATAGAATTGGTTCCGTTTCATCTACGATGCAAATTACATCGGCAATGAAAATGGTTTCTGCTGCTAAGCTTAAAAAAGCGCAAGACGCTATTACAGCAATGCGACCTTATGCCGAAAAATTAACCGAACTTCTACAAAACTTAAGCGCTACCTTAGATGGTAATACTGGTGGTGCTTTCGCAGAACAAAGAGAGGTTAATAAAGTTTTGATTGTTGCTATTACTTCTAATAGAGGTTTATGTGGTGCTTTTAATACAAATGTAATCAAAGAAGTTAGAAGTTTATCTGGTTCTTATTCTGGAAAACAAGTTGATGTTTTTGCTATTGGTAAAAAAGGAAATGATGTTTTAAAGAAATCTAATACAGTTATAGATAATAAAAATTCAATTTTTGATGATTTAACATTTGAAAATGTATCTGATATTGCTCAACTTTTAATGGATAAGTTTGTTGCAGGTGAATACGATAAAATTCATATTGTTTACAATCATTTTAAAAACGCAGCAACTCAAATTGTTAAAATAGAACAGTTTTTACCTTTAGCTCCTATTACAGGAGGTGAAGTTGTTTCATCCGATTATATTTTCGAACCTTCGAAAGAAGAAATTGTGTTGACTTTAATACCAAAGTCTTTAAAAACACAATTGTATAAAGGAATTCGTGACTCTTTTGCTTCAGAACATGGTGCTCGTATGACTGCTATGCACAAAGCAACTGATAATGCAACAGAATTAAGAAATCAATTGAAGTTAACATATAACAAAGCGCGTCAAGCTGCAATTACTGGAGAAATCTTAGAAATTGTTGGTGGTGCTGAAGCATTGAACAATTAA
- the atpA gene encoding F0F1 ATP synthase subunit alpha, with translation MAEIKPAEISAILKKQLSGFQSGTSLEEVGTVLQVGDGIARVYGLSNAQYGELVQFENGLEAIVLNLEEDNVGVVLLGPSTGIREGSTVKRTQRIASLKVGEQVVGRVLDTLGNPIDGKGPIGGDLYEMPLERKAPGVIFRQPVTEPLQTGIKAIDAMIPVGRGQRELVIGDRQTGKTTVCIDTILNQKEFYDAGKPVFCIYVAVGQKASTVAAIAKTLEEKGAMAYTVIVAANASDPAAMQVYAPFAGASIGEYFRDTGRPALIIYDDLSKQAVAYREVSLLLRRPPGREAYPGDVFYLHSRLLERAAKVIADDDIAKEMNDLPDSLRPIVKGGGSLTALPIIETQAGDVSAYIPTNVISITDGQIFLDGDLFNSGVRPAINVGISVSRVGGNAQIKSMKKVAGTLKLDQAQYRELEAFAKFGSDLDAVTMNVIEKGKRNVEILKQAVNDPYTVEDQVAIIYAGSKNLLRNVPVTSVKEFERDFIDYLNAKHRDTLDGLKAGKFTDEITDVLEKAAKEVSAKY, from the coding sequence ATGGCGGAAATTAAACCTGCTGAAATTTCAGCAATATTAAAGAAACAATTATCAGGTTTTCAATCTGGTACATCATTAGAAGAAGTAGGAACTGTACTTCAAGTTGGAGATGGTATCGCACGTGTTTACGGATTATCTAACGCTCAATATGGTGAGTTAGTTCAATTCGAAAATGGGTTAGAAGCTATCGTTCTTAACTTAGAGGAAGACAATGTTGGTGTTGTATTATTAGGTCCTTCTACAGGTATTAGAGAAGGTTCTACTGTAAAAAGAACACAACGTATTGCTTCTCTTAAAGTTGGTGAACAAGTTGTTGGTCGTGTTTTAGATACATTAGGTAATCCTATTGATGGTAAAGGACCAATTGGTGGTGATTTATATGAAATGCCATTAGAAAGAAAAGCTCCTGGAGTTATCTTCCGTCAACCAGTAACAGAACCATTACAAACAGGAATTAAAGCAATTGATGCTATGATTCCAGTTGGTAGAGGACAACGTGAGTTGGTAATTGGTGACCGTCAAACAGGTAAAACTACTGTTTGTATTGACACAATTTTGAATCAAAAAGAATTTTACGATGCTGGTAAACCAGTATTTTGTATATATGTTGCAGTAGGGCAAAAGGCGTCAACAGTTGCTGCAATTGCTAAAACATTAGAAGAAAAAGGAGCAATGGCTTATACAGTTATTGTTGCTGCAAATGCATCTGATCCTGCAGCAATGCAAGTTTATGCTCCATTTGCTGGTGCTTCTATTGGGGAGTATTTCCGTGATACAGGTCGTCCTGCATTAATTATTTATGATGATTTATCTAAGCAAGCAGTTGCTTATCGTGAAGTGTCATTGTTGTTAAGAAGACCACCAGGTCGTGAAGCATATCCAGGGGATGTTTTCTATCTTCACTCAAGATTATTAGAGAGAGCAGCAAAAGTTATTGCGGATGATGATATTGCTAAAGAAATGAATGATTTACCAGATTCTTTACGTCCAATCGTTAAAGGAGGAGGTTCATTAACAGCTTTGCCAATTATTGAAACTCAGGCTGGTGACGTTTCTGCATATATTCCAACAAACGTAATTTCGATTACTGATGGTCAAATATTCTTAGATGGTGATTTATTTAATTCAGGTGTACGTCCCGCAATTAACGTTGGTATTTCAGTATCTCGAGTTGGAGGTAATGCGCAAATTAAATCAATGAAAAAAGTAGCCGGTACTTTAAAATTAGACCAAGCTCAATACCGTGAATTAGAAGCGTTTGCTAAATTTGGTTCAGATTTAGATGCAGTTACTATGAACGTAATTGAAAAAGGAAAACGTAACGTTGAAATTTTAAAACAAGCTGTAAATGATCCTTATACAGTAGAAGATCAGGTTGCAATTATCTATGCGGGTTCTAAAAACTTGTTAAGAAATGTTCCTGTAACTAGTGTTAAAGAATTTGAGAGAGATTTCATTGATTATTTAAATGCTAAACATAGAGATACTTTAGACGGATTAAAAGCAGGTAAATTCACAGACGAAATTACTGATGTTTTAGAAAAAGCAGCTAAAGAGGTTTCTGCAAAATATTAA
- the atpH gene encoding ATP synthase F1 subunit delta, translated as MAGTRAAIRYAKAILDIAKASNNTVSVNNDMLSIGASVKESKELKDFLLNPTVVANVKLNALLEVFASAQNETKSLFQLLLENKRFEILHAIASEYNKLFDELNGVETAIVTTAFPITSDLENRVLAKIKDFSDKSITVQNIVDPSIIGGFILRIGDKQFNASVASKLQALKQEFSN; from the coding sequence ATGGCAGGAACTAGAGCGGCTATTCGATATGCTAAGGCTATTCTTGATATTGCAAAAGCAAGTAATAACACAGTAAGTGTTAATAACGACATGTTGTCAATTGGAGCATCGGTAAAAGAAAGTAAAGAATTAAAAGATTTTTTGTTAAATCCTACTGTTGTTGCTAATGTTAAGCTTAATGCGTTATTGGAGGTTTTTGCTTCAGCTCAAAACGAAACAAAAAGCTTATTTCAATTGCTTTTAGAAAATAAAAGATTTGAAATTTTACATGCTATTGCTTCAGAATATAATAAATTGTTTGATGAATTGAATGGAGTTGAAACTGCAATAGTTACTACTGCATTTCCTATAACATCAGATTTAGAAAATAGAGTTTTAGCTAAAATTAAAGATTTTTCTGATAAAAGTATTACTGTTCAAAATATTGTTGATCCGTCAATTATAGGGGGATTTATATTGAGAATTGGAGATAAACAATTCAATGCATCTGTAGCTAGTAAATTACAGGCGTTAAAACAAGAATTTAGTAATTAG
- a CDS encoding F0F1 ATP synthase subunit B: protein MEKLINDFSFGLFFWQLTILVVLIGLMVKFAWKPIMEAITAREEGISNALLAAENAKKDMQNLKADNEKLLAEARAERDTMIKEAREIKDKMIADAKEEAQVQGEKMISQAKASIESEKNAAMAEIKNQVSSLSIEIAEKILKEELTSTEAQSKLVEKMLGEAKLN from the coding sequence ATGGAAAAGTTAATTAACGATTTTTCATTTGGTTTGTTTTTTTGGCAATTGACTATTTTAGTTGTGTTAATTGGTTTAATGGTTAAATTTGCATGGAAACCTATTATGGAGGCTATTACAGCTCGTGAAGAAGGTATTTCAAATGCATTGTTAGCTGCAGAAAATGCTAAAAAAGACATGCAAAATCTTAAAGCAGATAACGAAAAGTTATTGGCTGAAGCTAGAGCTGAAAGAGACACAATGATAAAAGAAGCTCGTGAGATTAAAGATAAAATGATTGCAGATGCTAAAGAAGAAGCACAAGTACAAGGAGAAAAAATGATTTCTCAAGCGAAAGCTTCTATCGAATCTGAAAAGAATGCTGCAATGGCTGAAATTAAGAATCAAGTGTCTTCTCTTTCAATAGAAATTGCAGAAAAAATATTAAAAGAAGAATTAACTAGCACAGAAGCTCAGTCAAAACTGGTTGAGAAAATGTTAGGTGAAGCAAAACTAAACTAA
- the atpE gene encoding ATP synthase F0 subunit C — MYNLIGAGLVVIGAGLGLGKIGGSAMDAIARQPEAAGKIQTAMIIIAALLEGLAFAALILGK, encoded by the coding sequence ATGTACAATTTAATTGGAGCTGGATTAGTAGTAATCGGAGCGGGTTTAGGTTTAGGTAAAATCGGTGGATCTGCAATGGATGCTATCGCTCGTCAGCCAGAAGCTGCTGGTAAAATTCAAACTGCGATGATTATTATCGCTGCTTTATTAGAAGGATTAGCATTTGCTGCTTTAATCTTAGGAAAATAA
- the atpB gene encoding F0F1 ATP synthase subunit A has product MVILRKPLNVIVAFAFAMLPLVGIANNPSDSTVVAHSEEVVHAEEGHHEAEPLSKKDKVDAYIQHHLQDSHDFNFFSDEAEGKHYGFSLPVILYDNGLQIFSSSKLHHGEAVAEHNGNFYKLYHSKIYKTDAEGTISYDEHHHPTNVKPLDFSITKNVVSMLFTSALLLLMFVGLAKSYKKGAIPTGFGRVLEPLIIFIRDEIAIPNIGEKKYRKFMGYLLTVFFFIWLLNLLGMTPLGINVTGNIAVTVCLALFTFVITQVSANKDYWKHIFWMPGVPVPMKIILMPIELLGTLTKPFALLIRLFANITAGHVVIMSLIAMIFVGKNLAADLPISLGLTLFISVIEVLVAFLQAFIFTMLSSLFIGMAVQDHHHDEHHSEDMHGDHDNAIV; this is encoded by the coding sequence ATGGTGATTTTAAGAAAACCACTTAATGTGATAGTAGCCTTCGCTTTTGCGATGTTGCCTTTAGTAGGAATAGCTAATAATCCTTCAGATTCAACAGTTGTTGCTCACTCAGAAGAAGTTGTACATGCAGAAGAAGGGCATCATGAAGCTGAGCCTTTAAGTAAGAAGGATAAAGTTGATGCTTATATTCAACATCACTTGCAGGATTCTCATGATTTTAATTTCTTTTCTGATGAAGCAGAAGGTAAGCATTACGGATTTTCTTTGCCAGTCATTTTATATGACAATGGTTTGCAAATATTTTCATCTTCAAAGTTACATCATGGTGAAGCTGTTGCTGAACATAATGGTAATTTTTATAAATTATACCACAGTAAAATTTATAAAACTGATGCTGAAGGTACAATAAGTTATGATGAGCATCATCATCCTACAAATGTTAAACCGTTAGATTTTTCTATTACGAAAAATGTAGTTTCGATGTTGTTTACGTCTGCATTGTTGTTGTTAATGTTTGTTGGTTTGGCAAAATCTTATAAGAAAGGCGCGATTCCTACTGGTTTTGGAAGGGTTTTAGAGCCGCTAATTATTTTTATTAGAGACGAAATTGCAATTCCAAATATTGGAGAGAAAAAATATAGAAAATTTATGGGTTACTTATTAACTGTGTTTTTCTTTATTTGGTTGTTAAATTTATTAGGGATGACACCTCTTGGGATTAATGTAACTGGAAATATAGCTGTAACGGTTTGTTTGGCTTTATTCACTTTTGTTATTACTCAGGTTAGTGCTAATAAAGATTATTGGAAACATATTTTTTGGATGCCAGGTGTTCCTGTTCCAATGAAAATAATATTAATGCCTATTGAATTGTTAGGTACATTAACAAAGCCATTTGCATTATTAATACGTTTATTTGCTAATATTACTGCAGGTCACGTTGTAATTATGAGTTTAATTGCAATGATATTTGTGGGTAAAAATTTAGCAGCAGATTTGCCTATATCGCTTGGGTTAACATTGTTTATTTCTGTTATTGAGGTTTTAGTAGCTTTCTTGCAGGCTTTTATTTTTACAATGTTGTCTTCGTTGTTTATTGGAATGGCGGTACAAGATCATCATCATGATGAGCACCATAGTGAAGATATGCATGGTGATCATGATAATGCAATAGTTTAA
- a CDS encoding AtpZ/AtpI family protein, whose amino-acid sequence MQLINIPFQMGVIIVFFAYLGKWLDEKCLTDTVFTIIFTLLGVFLALYNVISQVNKMNNDE is encoded by the coding sequence ATGCAATTAATTAATATTCCTTTTCAAATGGGAGTAATAATTGTTTTTTTTGCTTATTTAGGAAAATGGTTAGATGAAAAATGCTTGACAGATACTGTTTTTACAATAATTTTTACTTTGCTAGGTGTTTTTTTGGCATTATATAATGTGATTAGTCAAGTAAATAAGATGAATAATGATGAATAA
- a CDS encoding bactofilin family protein translates to MFDKSKKDTSQLGQTNRIVQGTVIKGDITSKTDFRLDGILIGNYNSASKLVIGPTGEVQGNIKCVNIDIEGKFSGKLEVSELLGVKSTAKIKGEVFVSKLSVEPGAIFEATCEMKSNLKSIPTSNDQSEKTA, encoded by the coding sequence ATGTTTGATAAATCCAAGAAAGATACAAGTCAATTAGGGCAAACAAATAGAATTGTACAAGGAACAGTAATTAAAGGAGATATTACTTCAAAAACTGATTTTAGATTAGATGGTATCTTAATTGGTAATTATAATTCTGCTTCTAAATTAGTTATAGGTCCTACAGGAGAAGTTCAAGGAAATATTAAATGTGTAAATATTGATATTGAAGGAAAATTTTCTGGAAAACTTGAGGTTTCGGAACTTTTAGGGGTAAAATCAACGGCTAAAATTAAAGGAGAAGTGTTTGTAAGTAAACTTTCAGTCGAGCCTGGTGCTATTTTTGAAGCAACTTGCGAAATGAAAAGTAATTTAAAGTCTATTCCTACAAGCAATGACCAATCAGAAAAAACCGCATAA
- a CDS encoding tetratricopeptide repeat protein: MLFIISCSVKKDKFINRNVHAVTTEYNVLYNGNLALDAGLENLKTTFKDNFWEILPVERMQEKEENFLPGQTKNPNFTRAEEKAVKAIQKHSMNIGGIEKNPQMDEAYLLLAKSRYYENRFIPSLESLNYILYKYPKSDKIYHAKVWREKVNIRLENNEVAIKNLKLLLEKKDIVGQDLADANAMLSQAYRNIGSNDSAIATIKIARLETKDKEEKARYSFILGQLYESFQYNDSAFVAFQEVIDMNRKSPRRYVIQAHAKQAQQFDYKKGDTLAFVEKFTKLLEDRENRPYLDILNHQMGVFYDKNNKPKIAEKFYNKSIKAFSQDEYLISSNYRNIGEIYFKDAQYKIAGKYYDSTLLRLKEGTREYRKYKKKRLNLVDVIKYETIAQENDSILNLVSMSDSQKTDYFQKYIDELKIKDELRAKLEAEKAEREANIAANNAIKPGSQSGGKFNPNPSSISPPLGNSSMLPPVSLGNESSNFYFYNPVTVSYGKREFEGKWGKRELKKNWRLSSNKDLDFSANSISELEVKNDSLVAETEEKYTVKFYTSQLPTSQLVIDSLATNRNFAYYQLGVIYKEKFKEYELAASRLEQLLKNNPEERLILPAKYNLFKIYEALKSNKAEVYKNQIITEYPDSRYAQIVQNPSIELTDNESPDKVYYNLYKLFEDNAVRDASEEVDLRIDQFFGDESLPKFELLKANIKGRLEGLDAYKKALNFVALTYPDELEGKQAESLLQNDIPKLEGFELGKAEATSWKIIFIKDFPLKEDSKKLLEKINKYIKDRNSVLLKASSDLYTIDKDIIVIHGFKNQENAKSVLSVLQEFKDYKIKDKAYIISSEDYKVIQFKKNIDEWLVLNKQ, encoded by the coding sequence ATGCTCTTTATAATTTCTTGCTCTGTTAAGAAAGATAAGTTTATTAATAGGAATGTGCATGCAGTTACTACAGAATATAATGTTCTGTATAACGGTAATTTAGCATTAGATGCGGGTTTAGAAAACTTAAAGACAACTTTTAAAGATAATTTTTGGGAAATTCTTCCAGTGGAAAGAATGCAAGAAAAAGAAGAAAATTTTCTCCCAGGTCAAACTAAAAACCCAAATTTCACGAGGGCTGAGGAGAAAGCAGTCAAAGCCATTCAAAAACATTCAATGAATATTGGTGGGATTGAGAAAAATCCACAAATGGACGAAGCTTATTTACTTTTAGCTAAATCACGTTATTATGAAAATAGATTTATTCCTTCGTTAGAGTCTTTAAATTATATTTTATATAAATATCCTAAAAGCGACAAAATTTATCACGCTAAAGTTTGGCGTGAAAAAGTAAATATTAGACTTGAAAATAATGAAGTTGCTATAAAAAATTTAAAATTATTGCTTGAAAAGAAAGATATTGTAGGTCAAGATTTAGCAGATGCAAATGCAATGTTGAGTCAAGCTTATAGAAATATAGGTTCAAATGATTCAGCGATTGCAACTATTAAAATAGCAAGATTAGAAACTAAAGATAAAGAAGAAAAAGCACGCTATTCATTTATTTTAGGGCAGTTATATGAATCTTTTCAGTATAATGACAGTGCGTTTGTTGCTTTTCAAGAAGTTATCGATATGAATAGAAAGTCTCCAAGAAGATACGTTATTCAGGCTCATGCAAAACAAGCTCAACAGTTTGATTATAAAAAAGGTGACACTCTAGCATTTGTTGAAAAATTCACAAAATTATTAGAAGATAGAGAAAACAGACCTTATCTAGATATTCTAAATCATCAAATGGGAGTTTTTTATGATAAAAACAATAAACCTAAAATTGCTGAAAAGTTTTACAATAAATCGATAAAGGCATTTAGTCAAGATGAATATTTGATTTCATCAAATTATAGAAATATTGGCGAAATTTATTTTAAAGATGCTCAGTATAAAATTGCAGGAAAATATTATGATAGTACTTTGTTGAGATTAAAAGAAGGTACTAGAGAATATCGTAAATATAAAAAGAAAAGGCTTAATCTAGTAGACGTTATTAAATATGAAACTATTGCTCAAGAGAATGATAGTATTTTGAATTTAGTTTCAATGAGTGACTCTCAAAAGACAGATTATTTTCAAAAATATATCGATGAGTTAAAAATTAAAGACGAATTAAGGGCAAAATTAGAAGCTGAAAAAGCTGAAAGGGAAGCAAATATTGCTGCTAATAATGCTATTAAACCAGGTAGTCAGTCTGGAGGGAAGTTTAATCCAAACCCATCATCAATTTCACCTCCACTTGGTAATTCTAGTATGTTGCCACCTGTTTCTTTGGGTAATGAATCTAGTAATTTTTATTTCTATAATCCTGTGACGGTTAGTTATGGTAAGCGAGAGTTTGAAGGTAAATGGGGTAAAAGAGAGTTAAAGAAAAACTGGAGGTTATCTTCTAATAAAGATCTTGATTTTTCTGCAAACAGCATAAGTGAACTTGAAGTTAAAAACGATTCTTTGGTTGCTGAAACAGAAGAAAAATATACGGTTAAGTTTTACACTTCTCAGTTACCTACTTCGCAATTAGTAATAGATAGTTTGGCTACAAATAGAAATTTTGCCTACTATCAATTAGGTGTAATTTATAAGGAAAAGTTTAAGGAATATGAATTGGCTGCTTCAAGGTTAGAACAATTGTTGAAAAACAATCCTGAAGAAAGATTGATACTTCCTGCTAAATATAATTTGTTTAAGATTTATGAAGCTTTAAAATCAAACAAAGCGGAAGTTTATAAAAACCAAATTATTACAGAATATCCTGATAGTCGTTATGCGCAAATTGTTCAAAATCCTTCTATTGAGTTAACGGATAACGAAAGTCCAGATAAAGTATATTACAATTTATATAAATTATTTGAAGACAATGCCGTTAGAGATGCTTCTGAGGAAGTAGACTTAAGAATTGATCAATTTTTTGGAGATGAATCATTACCTAAATTCGAGTTGTTAAAGGCAAATATAAAAGGAAGGCTTGAAGGTTTAGATGCTTATAAAAAAGCTCTAAACTTTGTAGCATTAACTTATCCAGATGAGTTAGAAGGAAAGCAGGCTGAAAGTTTACTGCAAAACGATATTCCTAAGCTTGAAGGTTTTGAATTAGGTAAAGCAGAAGCTACAAGCTGGAAAATTATTTTTATTAAAGATTTTCCATTAAAGGAGGATTCTAAAAAATTATTAGAAAAAATCAATAAGTATATCAAAGACAGAAATAGTGTTTTGCTTAAAGCATCATCAGATCTTTACACAATTGATAAAGATATTATAGTAATTCATGGGTTTAAAAACCAAGAAAATGCTAAATCAGTTTTAAGTGTTTTGCAGGAATTTAAAGATTATAAAATTAAAGATAAGGCCTATATTATTTCTTCTGAAGATTATAAAGTGATTCAGTTTAAAAAGAATATTGATGAATGGTTAGTATTAAATAAACAATAA